GagtaaatacaaaaacagGAATCCCAAGTGCGAGTCAACAAGTGTACTAGAGCCTTAAGAAATGAACACAACTTACTGAACAAGAACACTAAATACAAAGTTTCACATTAAGACAGATCTGTCAAATTTTAGCTCTTGTGAAAGGCAAATGCTGAAAGCTTCGAAGACGGATCCAttgctttcttcttcttggcatTGTTTTCCTTTGCTTCTGCCTGACCAATTTCATTTTCTACACTGCCGCCTGGTTCACttcgttttcttttcttcaggtCCATCACGTCATCAGCCGGGCCTTTTGCTCGCTCAGTCAATGCCTGAATGAAAATGGGCATACACATGTTAATTATAAGGGACACCAAAGGGGGAAGTGTGCATCTGTTTGGACGCAAGCTCCATGATAATGAGTGAACACACGCAGCAACACTTAGGCATGCAGTTGGAAATTGCATCCTGTCATGTATAATCACAATTGACAAGTTGCATCTCTTCATGCCCACTGGCTCTCGTCGGCTTCTTGCTCACGTTGCTCCTCCTTTCTCTTtgagcaaagacaaaaagaaagcacTTTCCTGAAGGTAAAAGCCCATTGAGCCCAGGATGAATCATCAGGCTTGATGACAGGACCAATGCTCCACGCACACTTCACTTGCAGATGTAGACTTATATATTCAAAGCAGCACACGTTACTTGAAGTGGGCACGCCTCACGTTTGAATTTTAAAGGGATTCGCTATTCAAAAAGATATTTGCATCTGTGGGTGAACAGCTTTCGCATGAAGGCCAGGAGTTTGCATGCGATACCAAataactacttttttttaaatccagttATCAAATTGAGCATTGCTTGTTTAATCTCTCTAGTAGGGATGTGCACCTTCACCCCTGAGCATACTATATTTTGACTCAACACGATGCGACTACATGTCATCTCAGAGTAGCACAAAGTATATTGGGATccaatatacacacacacacacacacacacacacacacgcacacacacgcacgcacacgcacgcacacgcacacgcacacacattaaaaAGCCTATTTAACAGTCACAAAGGAAAAACTGAATTAGTCAAATTTATGTATTATGTctaccagtggttcttaacctgggtttgaTCGAACCCtcggggttcggtgagtcggtctcagggattcggcagagcctcctctgcggaggtccgaacacctgatttatcgttTAATGCaaatctgaactggtctcacaaaggcaacagcagaagtcacactgatttgaaGGGATGTAATTtgtgtgagttcatgcattgtgttggctTTGTTCTtcgaacaaggtgatgttcatgcacggctcattttgtgcaccagtaaaaaacattgatgtcttgaatttgaaaaaaaatcatttaatttttcactaaagagggTTTTGGTGAATGcacatatgaaactggtggggttcggtacctccaacaaggtaaAGAACCACTGATGTATACTATTATATGATCAGTGattgttttctattttgtctTATACGTATAACATAAGTGCCAAACTTACTACAAAATGACAGTAGCAGTAAAAGTTGTAAATAATGTTGGTTCTGCCCTTAATCGACAACAGAAATGTGCTTCAATTTTTGTAatctttaataataattttcaagATACTGCAAAATCAACTGAGCAGCGTTGTCTTGTCAGAGCACGCAGTTAGTTCACTCTCCAACTATTTTACTAATAGAACTCAATGTGTTAAGCATGATGACTTATGGTCTGATGTTTTGACAGTTACTCAGGGTGTACTACAAGGGTCTATTGTTGGACCactttgttttacaaaatatGTATGAATCAATCATGTGGGACAGAATGTAAGGCAAGTTGTCATTTTTACGCTGATGACATGacagtgtatttttttgtgactaCCAAAAACTAttcacaaaatacatttaatgtaGTTTGTGACAGTGAAAATGTCCCTGAACACAAGCAAATGAAAGTGATGTTTTCTAATAATAAAGTTAAGCAACAGAATATTCCTCCTATCGCTACTCCTGACGGCTCAGTTGTTTTCActgctttaaaatatttggcaTCTTAATTGATGAGTTTTTGTCTATAAAACCTCACGTTGATGCCCTTGTCAATGAGTTACGACTGAAATTGAGTTTTTATGTTAGAAACAAATGtagtttttctttccatgCAAGAAAGAGACTTTAACATTGCTTCCATTGACCTTTTATACATGCATGCCCCAATCGAGGCACTACATATTCTTTCTCTCATGCCTCACCATGCTTAAGTGTGTATCTTTCGCATAAGTCTGATGGACTTTATGCTCGTCATTCCCAGGATTTGTATACACAAGTGCCCCTATGTGTCAGGACACAGAAAGGACAGATGTCTTTTCAATATTGTGCTCACATTGACTGGAACTCTCTGCAAAGCACAATAAAACTATCAAATCTTGGAACTTTATCTGAGTTTGACTAGATTCTGAAGGTCTGCGAATCATATTGTGCTGCATCTGCTGCGTTTTATAAATGTCTCTCTTAATCAAAGGTTTGTTAAAAAATCCTGTATCGACACGAAACAAAGTAGTAGACTACTGGTACGCAAATAAGAGCTGTAAATGTGCCTGAAAACAGAAATTTAGCAAAAGCCAACTGCCTCTATATCCCTCAGTGTAATCATGAGATCAAGGATTTGTTCCTTCACTGCCATCACACATTCAATCGGGTTCCCAGGCAACAAGCATACTCGCCCCCACCACTTCCTCCCCCTTCTGTATGAAGCATCATCCAGCTGCCAACTAAATGAATGCAAGGTCACGACTGGGTGACTTGCTCTCAACACCTACAATGTCACCTCTAAacactggcaaaaaaaatcatcaataatTGGTCATGATGAATGTGCATCAGAAAATATGAAGTGGGGGGTTTAGGCCGTAATATACAAAAATGCCTTGTGTGATAAAGAGCCAATTTTTCACACAGATTGTTGTTAGGGCCAAATAAACATTGcagtgttgatttttttttaaaattattagcCACTTGTTCATTGTGATTTTTCAACAATTAAATcatccaaacattttcttaacCACTTATCATCAcgagggtcgcgggtgtgttggaccctatcccagctgtcatcaagcacaaaatattcaatcaCGAGGAACAAttccaaaagaaaataagagcaAACTCTTGTAATGCCCTAATTGGCCACAACATGGTCCCCAAAGAAATCAGGACAATTGAGAGGGTGAAACACTCAACACTTATCTTCCCAAATATTCATGCAATGTTTCCTCCTGCTCTTCTTCTTACGATTTTAATCTGGAAGCCAATTGAACCCTAACCCCAGGAGTTCCAGTGAAGCTGTGGAGTACTTCAAGTGAAGAAGTAACTCCAACAActcactcacaatcacacctacaCTCACCAAAGATTCTATgctcaacaaatgtttttaaaatgtaatccaCTCAATGCAATATTTAGTAGGTGTTTCATACCAGTCGCTCCTCTGCTGAAAGATTCCTGAAGATTCCCATAGCCTCCTTGATGATGTCCATTTCTTCCAGGTCAGGGTGGTCTGCTATGATGTTCTTCCTGTTCTCTTCCAACCACAACTGGAAGCCTGTTTTTGGTCTAACGGTCAGCAAAAGCCTCAAATGAGAACAAAATCTTCTCCCATTTGTTCTCAATTTGTTGCTGCAATGTGAATCACTGAATAATTACTGTAAATGTACACATTAGACAACACCTCTAAAGATCACAATGTTCAACTGGCATAATCCTCTTTGGCATTTACTGTGactgtcaaaataaacaactagCTTTGGATGTATTTACATCTTGTACCTCTTCGTTTCAGCATTGTGGACTGGTGAGGGAGAAGTTGGGAGATCTGCATGCTTCTGTTGATTATCTCTGGTCTCCATGCTCTCCTCGGTCTTCTTATTGACTGTCTTTACACTCATCTGCAGGAGAGTGGACTGAGCCTGGGTGGAAAACTCATACACAAGATATCATTGTAAGTcttcaattatttctattgtTGTATGCACGATCATAAACTTACACATGTACAGTATGCGTGCTGCGTGAGTGGTTCTTACAGAAACCTGCGCTACCATTTTCTACGATAAGGAAGCTCGAAATTATACCTAATAGTACCTTTGTCTTTCCTCGAGTGGGGAGTGGTTTGAGGACCGGGCTTTTGTTCGACTTCCCTGCAGATGCAGTTAGCGGAGCCGACTTCCTGCTGGACGTCATGTTGTCCAGGATGTTTGTCATACGAGAATTACAAGACACAGGAGAGGATTTCCCAGAACCAAGAAACTGCAAGAATCCGTCAAAAACCTTCGTCGGTATAGATTGATTAACATACCTAACCacttatttgtttaaaatatgTACACAACTCACCTTGAAAGGGTTTGAGCGCCCAACGCTGCTAGCTGCAAAAGCAAATAAGACTTACAGTAAATCACTCAACACGGAATTGCCGCCATTTCTAGATTCCATTATCAACATGGTCACAACCACACTGCTGTTCCATCAAACTATACCAGGATTCGGATTATTTCTTGCGATTTACCTATAGAGATCACATTCTCTATGTACCGTGCAGCCTCCTCACGTTTGCTACTCATCTTAGGGATGCGAAACAACCTCATAATAATTCTTCCATCCATACCCTCTCTTCGGGTTTGATTCATTGAAATCGCAAATAGCGGGTGCTCAAATGGCATATTCAATCACTGACAGATTGCTGGCAAGAGGTGTAAAGGTGGTGGAGACCACAACATTTAAAAGAGCAGTTTGACTTTTAAGTAGCTCTGATAGTTTCTAGGGTCTGACAATTAATCGTCTAGCCGATTAAATCAGACAATTATGCCCCTGCAAAGATCGGCCTTAATAAAGAGTCGTCCATTTGGTCAATGTTAACCATTCACAGCAATTGTACACAAGCAACACTGGTCTCATTATGTAGATCTATAACCTTGAGtccataaaaatgtattgataAAACTTTTATTATAAAAATTTCATTCATCCGTGTTGCCCTTTCACAATTTTTTGGCTAAAATTTACATTGAGTTCatttcaaatacaaacatacaGATTTTCTGTTGACTAGTCATTCATCAATGCTGCCCTTTCACAATTTGTTGACTCATATTTACATTGAgatcatttcaaatgtcaatATACAGACAATTAATTGAGGACAAACCTTGCTCACCGAGAGGGGCTATTTGCTTTGAAGGTGATCCTGGAACTTTGGCAAATGGGTTTAGACCTGCAGAATCAGACATGTGCCATTAGTATGAAATAACTGGCAGCCATAAAGAGAACATATGTAAAGCAAGCTGGGAGTAGACTGACACTTTGGGGCTTTGGCTCCATCTTCAGGTTCTATTGTCTGTGGGTCCTCTTGCTCCTCAAGGTCTTGGCTCCGCTCATCCTCCAGTGTTTCTCTGCGGTGATGCTTTTCTTTGACCTCAATCTGGTCATAACTGTCATGATTACATGATTGGACATTAAGTCAGTATATTACATCTCTATATCGATCAAATGTACCTAGGTGACGACGGCACTCTGCAGCGATATCTCACGAGAAAGGTCCCATTGCTTCATATGTTGGAATTACCTCGATGGAGTCCGCCTGATGTCGGAGTATTCCgtctcctcctgctcctcctgctcctcctgaatttGGCTGGCTTTTTCCAGAGCAACCTGACTGAGCCGTTGTGCGAGTGCCACGCGTCTGGATCTCGACGCGTATCGAATGGCCAGCGTCACCACGTTTTGAGTCATGAGTTCCGCCAACTCAACGCAACGAAACTCTCTTTCCAACTTACATGACAACTAGAAGGAGCAAAGTTCAAGGAATCAGTCAGGACGACAGACAATCATAGCACAAAATTAGACTCAAACTGACTGCAAACATCTTCATCAGCAGCTCCTGCTGCTCTTTCTGTGACTGACTCTGTCCAACCTCATCGACTTCATAGCCGCTGGAGGACAGGAAGCTGTAGTGGTTGTGGAAGAGCATGGAACGCCAGAACTGTTCCTGAAGGATTAGATAAGAAGAATGGGTATATCAAATCCAAAATTCTATATCGCACTTCCAGTGAATCAGAAAATGCAAATCAGAGAAGAAAATGGAGCTTTGTCTGTTTCAAATATGCATcgtcaataacaaaaaaaaaacacacagggagcaaaatgaaagatttgataTAGGACAGCTGGATTGGATGAAAAGAAACATTATGTCTTGCAAATGATAACTGTACAATGTTACCTCCATCTGTCCTTTCTCAGTGGTTGTTTGACATAGAGGCAACCTGAAAGGCAAGATGGCCACAGCCGGTCTGGGCAGGGTAGGGGGATATCTCGAGCCTTTACAAGGTATGCACctggaaaaaaaggtttggaatatttattgtatttactgTACTGTCTAGGTGTGTTAATTTTAGCCCCCGGCTACCCCTTCATTGTGGTgaatacaaaagcaaacatgcaTTTGTAACTTGACAAACACCTGACGAGACATAGCAGTCAAATCTATCATGCAAATACCATcatgaaaattatttaaagAAGTAGCCAGGAGCCTATTCTGACAAGTGTTCCGATCAAAACTGCCACCTCGGAAACCTCAGACTAGAAAACATGACGATATTGGAAGCAACCTGTTCCCACTTGTTTTCGTTGGTGTACGATTGATTGTGTGCAATTTCCTGCTTACATACATATTTGTTAGTTTGTTGCTATTGTATGCAAGGTTGGAAGCTAATAAAATTTATTCTCAAATTGAGCACATCTGGTGTATGTTACACATTTGTAGccttttattaccattcatttaCTGCAAGAACCGATATTGCTGATATTTAATCCATCAGCGATTTCTTAGAGATGAACACCCGTAATAATTTTTATCCATGAACTCACCTGAGTTGCTGAGGGTTCTCATGCACACCAACTACCCAGTAGTGGTCTGATTTGCTTTTGCACGTCTCTCTCGTGTTGCACACTGGTGTCCAAGTCAAGCCCAGGGAGCGGTTCAGCATTCGTACCACCCCATCAGAATCCACGTAACATGGGGTACCTGAAAATATACCACCAGGCTGACATCTTTAAAATccttaaatgaaaacaaaacaaaaaaacaaggcatATACGGCATATAGTTTTGTTGATTACTTAGTTCTATCCACTTTTTACTGTGGATGagaatatttttcttaaaattgGTTGAAATATTTAGTAGGGTTctctaaaaaattaaaatgatcaaaGAAATGTCATTAGTACCCTCAGCGGTAAATCCAAGCCAGCATAGATAAGATTTGTGAGAGATCGGGAGAGGTTCCCCATTGATGATTTGCCTTTGTTTCCGACCAAACTGCAGGAGCTGCACGGCTAGTGCCTGCTCCCCGTCGAAACCGGTCCCTGgtgatttaaaatgacacaaagaATCAAGTATGCACTTTTCAATGCTTCACCAACCGATGAAGTAATTTTTATTGAAGCAGGGGTAGAAGGATAAATTGTTCATCATATTATACAGCAGATTTGGTCACAATACCTTAGATTACATAGTGTGGCAATTTAAATTATGTAttcattgtgtgtgcgtgcgtgcgtgtgtaccTCTGTGGTATACAATGAGCAAGTGCTCTCCATGTCCTGCCATGCAAACGACAGCTCCCGGTAGACTGAAGATTTCTCTCTGAACTCCTCCGATGGAGAATAGCCTGACCATGAGTGCGTTTGTGGCGACTGCCGCCCAGCCTTGACCAAGACACAATGCCTTTGCGTCCTCCCCTTTGGGCAAGTCAAGCATCCACTCCTTGTTGGTGTCCCATGATGAGAAGTGAAGACAGTGTATTTTACTAAGAATGCAAAGAGAACAATGTTTCAATTGCTATGAAACCATGTGGAAATTGATCGTGGACTGTGGGGGCTAAGTGGCTGACATCTAATTGCTGATCACCGTTTTGACTGGACACCGATGGGCATACCTTGCTAGCTCATCTGAGCTGGGGCAGGCGAGGAGCACTGCCTCCTGGGAAACATCAGCCATTGTGTGGCCCAGCGTGTTAGTGAAGTGCATGGTGTGGTGCACAGCCGTGTCGTGAAACTCCACATCGATGGCATTGTCCTGCTCGTCATTGTAGCCTCGCACTGTCCCTACAGAGTTCCACATCTGAAGGAAAGTTGGCATTAGCAAGGTACTTTTGGTAAACTGCAACTGAAACTTATTTCACAAAACTGTGAGGCATGaatagttaaaaaatgcctcatCATAAACTACCATAAAGCGGTGAGTGAGGTGGATAGGAGTGGAGCCTGGTTGAAAAGCTTTTTGGGGTGGCGTTGGTTGCGGCCCTTCATAGACCGGGCGCAAGGCCGCAGGCAGAGGCGCTGCAGTCATCATGGCACTGTCAGCATCATCGTCATCTCCAAATTTAGCTGGCCTTAACGAGCCTGAATCTGTGGAGTGACATCATTAGAGACCACAatggcaataataataatatactaACACGACAAAGTTTGTATAAGCATTGCCCACAACCAGCAGTCCAGGGTGTTCATCTAATATTTTAGACGAGTGAAAGGTGTGTTCTGTGCTACAATCGAGTTCTGGCCCTATGGGCGGTGACGTCACTCAAATTTGTGCAACAAATTTTAGTTATTGACCTTTGCAAATACAGTACTTAAGTCATAATTacactatattttttctttaccttCTAGTCTATGATTATAAAACAATcagatgggggaaaaaagtatgGTAAATGAGCATAACTTCTTGTTCCGCAAGCCAGTCATAACTTTAAACTACACGTTTTAATTCACCTCTATTCATTCTGTCACCAGGCACCGAACACTCACCAAGTGAATTTTCATCATCCAGTATGGCTCCTCCTCTGTTCTTTACCCGCCCTGTTGCAGGTATGACAAAatcgtcatcatcgtcctcctcatcttcattGACCGCACTGAATGTTTTCTTCGCAGGGGAGTTAGCATCACTCAATCCTTCATCCATGACCCggtcatcatcttcatcaaaTAGATCTTCGTAGCCTTTCTCTCCTTTTTCTCCAGTCGCCTGATGAAAAGCCAAAAGACGTTAAGC
The window above is part of the Syngnathus acus chromosome 3, fSynAcu1.2, whole genome shotgun sequence genome. Proteins encoded here:
- the wdhd1 gene encoding WD repeat and HMG-box DNA-binding protein 1 isoform X3 gives rise to the protein MPCERKPMRYGHSEGHTEVCFDDTGTFIVTCGHDGDVRIWENLDDDDPRFITVGEKAYSLALKNGKLVTASSNNTVQIHTFPDGDPDGILTRFTTNATHVTFNSSGSKVAVGSSDFLVKVVEVSDSSQQKTLRGHEAPVLSVTFDPKDEFLASASCDGSVIVWNIEEQAQVISWPLLKKTNDVSNAKSLCRLAWQPHTAKFLAVPVETKVHLYERGSWNHVSTLSDDLLTQPINVAAWSPCGNFLAAASIGGFITVWDIESKLCVERQKHEKGFTVCDLAWHPSGKHIAYTDNEGCLGLLEGFSASGSKTISSKATGEKGEKGYEDLFDEDDDRVMDEGLSDANSPAKKTFSAVNEDEEDDDDDFVIPATGRVKNRGGAILDDENSLDSGSLRPAKFGDDDDADSAMMTAAPLPAALRPVYEGPQPTPPQKAFQPGSTPIHLTHRFMMWNSVGTVRGYNDEQDNAIDVEFHDTAVHHTMHFTNTLGHTMADVSQEAVLLACPSSDELASKIHCLHFSSWDTNKEWMLDLPKGEDAKALCLGQGWAAVATNALMVRLFSIGGVQREIFSLPGAVVCMAGHGEHLLIVYHRGTGFDGEQALAVQLLQFGRKQRQIINGEPLPISHKSYLCWLGFTAEGTPCYVDSDGVVRMLNRSLGLTWTPVCNTRETCKSKSDHYWVVGVHENPQQLRCIPCKGSRYPPTLPRPAVAILPFRLPLCQTTTEKGQMEEQFWRSMLFHNHYSFLSSSGYEVDEVGQSQSQKEQQELLMKMFALSCKLEREFRCVELAELMTQNVVTLAIRYASRSRRVALAQRLSQVALEKASQIQEEQEEQEETEYSDIRRTPSSHDSYDQIEVKEKHHRRETLEDERSQDLEEQEDPQTIEPEDGAKAPKCLNPFAKVPGSPSKQIAPLASSVGRSNPFKFLGSGKSSPVSCNSRMTNILDNMTSSRKSAPLTASAGKSNKSPVLKPLPTRGKTKAQSTLLQMSVKTVNKKTEESMETRDNQQKHADLPTSPSPVHNAETKRPKTGFQLWLEENRKNIIADHPDLEEMDIIKEAMGIFRNLSAEERLALTERAKGPADDVMDLKKRKRSEPGGSVENEIGQAEAKENNAKKKKAMDPSSKLSAFAFHKS
- the wdhd1 gene encoding WD repeat and HMG-box DNA-binding protein 1 isoform X2; translated protein: MPCERKPMRYGHSEGHTEVCFDDTGTFIVTCGHDGDVRIWENLDDDDPRFITVGEKAYSLALKNGKLVTASSNNTVQIHTFPDGDPDGILTRFTTNATHVTFNSSGSKVAVGSSDFLVKVVEVSDSSQQKTLRGHEAPVLSVTFDPKDEFLASASCDGSVIVWNIEEQAQVISWPLLKKTNDVSNAKSLCRLAWQPHTAKFLAVPVETKVHLYERGSWNHVSTLSDDLLTQPINVAAWSPCGNFLAAASIGGFITVWDIESKLCVERQKHEKGFTVCDLAWHPSGKHIAYTDNEGCLGLLEGFSASGSKTISSKATGEKGEKGYEDLFDEDDDRVMDEGLSDANSPAKKTFSAVNEDEEDDDDDFVIPATGRVKNRGGAILDDENSLDSGSLRPAKFGDDDDADSAMMTAAPLPAALRPVYEGPQPTPPQKAFQPGSTPIHLTHRFMMWNSVGTVRGYNDEQDNAIDVEFHDTAVHHTMHFTNTLGHTMADVSQEAVLLACPSSDELASKIHCLHFSSWDTNKEWMLDLPKGEDAKALCLGQGWAAVATNALMVRLFSIGGVQREIFSLPGAVVCMAGHGEHLLIVYHRGTGFDGEQALAVQLLQFGRKQRQIINGEPLPISHKSYLCWLGFTAEGTPCYVDSDGVVRMLNRSLGLTWTPVCNTRETCKSKSDHYWVVGVHENPQQLRCIPCKGSRYPPTLPRPAVAILPFRLPLCQTTTEKGQMEEQFWRSMLFHNHYSFLSSSGYEVDEVGQSQSQKEQQELLMKMFALSCKLEREFRCVELAELMTQNVVTLAIRYASRSRRVALAQRLSQVALEKASQIQEEQEEQEETEYSDIRRTPSSYDQIEVKEKHHRRETLEDERSQDLEEQEDPQTIEPEDGAKAPKCLNPFAKVPGSPSKQIAPLGEQASSVGRSNPFKFLGSGKSSPVSCNSRMTNILDNMTSSRKSAPLTASAGKSNKSPVLKPLPTRGKTKAQSTLLQMSVKTVNKKTEESMETRDNQQKHADLPTSPSPVHNAETKRPKTGFQLWLEENRKNIIADHPDLEEMDIIKEAMGIFRNLSAEERLALTERAKGPADDVMDLKKRKRSEPGGSVENEIGQAEAKENNAKKKKAMDPSSKLSAFAFHKS
- the wdhd1 gene encoding WD repeat and HMG-box DNA-binding protein 1 isoform X1, with amino-acid sequence MPCERKPMRYGHSEGHTEVCFDDTGTFIVTCGHDGDVRIWENLDDDDPRFITVGEKAYSLALKNGKLVTASSNNTVQIHTFPDGDPDGILTRFTTNATHVTFNSSGSKVAVGSSDFLVKVVEVSDSSQQKTLRGHEAPVLSVTFDPKDEFLASASCDGSVIVWNIEEQAQVISWPLLKKTNDVSNAKSLCRLAWQPHTAKFLAVPVETKVHLYERGSWNHVSTLSDDLLTQPINVAAWSPCGNFLAAASIGGFITVWDIESKLCVERQKHEKGFTVCDLAWHPSGKHIAYTDNEGCLGLLEGFSASGSKTISSKATGEKGEKGYEDLFDEDDDRVMDEGLSDANSPAKKTFSAVNEDEEDDDDDFVIPATGRVKNRGGAILDDENSLDSGSLRPAKFGDDDDADSAMMTAAPLPAALRPVYEGPQPTPPQKAFQPGSTPIHLTHRFMMWNSVGTVRGYNDEQDNAIDVEFHDTAVHHTMHFTNTLGHTMADVSQEAVLLACPSSDELASKIHCLHFSSWDTNKEWMLDLPKGEDAKALCLGQGWAAVATNALMVRLFSIGGVQREIFSLPGAVVCMAGHGEHLLIVYHRGTGFDGEQALAVQLLQFGRKQRQIINGEPLPISHKSYLCWLGFTAEGTPCYVDSDGVVRMLNRSLGLTWTPVCNTRETCKSKSDHYWVVGVHENPQQLRCIPCKGSRYPPTLPRPAVAILPFRLPLCQTTTEKGQMEEQFWRSMLFHNHYSFLSSSGYEVDEVGQSQSQKEQQELLMKMFALSCKLEREFRCVELAELMTQNVVTLAIRYASRSRRVALAQRLSQVALEKASQIQEEQEEQEETEYSDIRRTPSSHDSYDQIEVKEKHHRRETLEDERSQDLEEQEDPQTIEPEDGAKAPKCLNPFAKVPGSPSKQIAPLGEQASSVGRSNPFKFLGSGKSSPVSCNSRMTNILDNMTSSRKSAPLTASAGKSNKSPVLKPLPTRGKTKAQSTLLQMSVKTVNKKTEESMETRDNQQKHADLPTSPSPVHNAETKRPKTGFQLWLEENRKNIIADHPDLEEMDIIKEAMGIFRNLSAEERLALTERAKGPADDVMDLKKRKRSEPGGSVENEIGQAEAKENNAKKKKAMDPSSKLSAFAFHKS